From one Triticum aestivum cultivar Chinese Spring chromosome 4B, IWGSC CS RefSeq v2.1, whole genome shotgun sequence genomic stretch:
- the LOC123094404 gene encoding F-box/FBD/LRR-repeat protein At1g13570-like: MAQGDDHRKIIAPNGSVASANKRKGSPCQQDGDPYFLKKNGDGDSQAGGTTMGCSLPYLPEDIWHHVHSLMPLRDAARAACLSHAFLRSWRCYPNLTFNEDALRPEGCRYSGRFKDAVDCIMRNHSGIGVKILELRPFCIAYDNLKRWLRVAVKPGIEELNLTIWHPLKENCKFPRSLLSDGVRNSLRCLKLGRCTFQPTAELGPFLNLTSLRLTHVRITEDELQGLLSNSLALEKLELIGCKGIICLRIPCELQHFSCLRTSGCMSLKLIECKAPNLSTLVFCGKPKLLLGEALQMKTLRISRSGVICYARTELPSIMPNLDTLYLCSSDEVVDTPMLPTRFLCLKHLTIYLISGPSPYDYFSLVSFLEASPSLETLSLDVLKKPMDNETVFGQFPHLRQMTEDRHCHLKNVKITGFSSAKGLVELTCYILKNAVSLEFLTLDTNCGSTSRCSDNGIGRCPSKGNGLREACRVLRAIRTYIENKVPERVKFTVVDPCSRCHK; this comes from the exons ATGGCGCAGGGCGACGATCACCGGAAAATCATTGCCCCGA ATGGATCGGTTGCTTCAGCGAATAAAAGAAAAGGTTCGCCCTGTCAGCAAGATGGCGATCcttattttctaaaaaaaaacgGTGATGGTGATTCTCAAGCTGGCGGAACAACAATGGGATGCTCACTCCCGTACCTTCCAGAG GATATCTGGCATCATGTCCATTCTCTAATGCCACTGCGTGATGCTGCTCGTGCTGCTTGCCTGTCGCATGCCTTTCTACGATCCTGGAGGTGTTATCCCAACCTCACCTTCAATGAGGATGCACTTAGGCCTGAAGGATGTAGGTACAGTGGTCGTTTCAAAGACGCAGTTGACTGTATTATGAGAAATCACTCAGGCATTGGTGTGAAGATATTGGAGCTCCGACCATTTTGTATCGCTTATGACAATCTTAAAAGGTGGCTTCGGGTTGCTGTTAAACCAGGGATTGAAGAACTCAACCTTACGATTTGGCATCCATTAAAAGAGAACTGCAAGTTTCCCAGATCGCTTTTATCTGATGGGGTTAGGAACTCACTTCGGTGTCTTAAACTTGGTCGTTGTACCTTCCAACCCACAGCTGAACTCGGCCCCTTTCTAAACCTAACAAGTCTACGTCTTACACATGTGCGTATTACGGAGGATGAGTTACAGGGTCTTCTTTCGAATTCTCTTGCTTTAGAGAAGTTGGAACTGATTGGGTGCAAGGGAATAATTTGCCTGAGGATACCTTGTGAGCTTCAGCACTTCAGCTGCCTGAGGACTTCTGGATGCATGAGTCTGAAATTGATAGAGTGCAAAGCTCCAAATCTCTCCACTTTAGTCTTTTGCGGAAAACCAAAACTATTGCTTGGAGAAGCTTTGCAAATGAAGACATTACGCATATCACGTTCAGGTGTTATCTGTTATGCTCGTACTGAGCTGCCATCCATTATGCCAAATCTCGATACTCTTTACTTATGTTCCAGTGACGAG GTGGTCGATACACCAATGCTGCCTACCAGATTCCTCTGCCTCAAGCACCTGACCATTTATCTGATATCAGGACCCTCGCCTTATGACTATTTTTCTCTGGTTTCTTTCCTTGAAGCATCTCCTTCCTTGGAGACTTTGAGCTTGGAT GTGTTGAAGAAACCTATGGATAATGAAACAGTTTTTGGACAATTCCCACATTTGAGGCAGATGACTGAAGATCGGCATTGCCACCTCAAGAATGTGAAGATCACAGGGTTCAGCTCTGCAAAAGGCTTGGTTGAGCTAACCTGTTATATCCTCAAGAACGCAGTGTCACTCGAGTTTCTTACATTGGACACCAATTGTGGTTCTACTAGCAGGTGTTCTGACAATGGAATTGGGCGGTGCCCCTCCAAGGGCAACGGTCTAAGGGAAGCTTGTAGAGTGCTTCGGGCTATTAGAACATACATTGAGAATAAAGTTCCTGAAAGAGTTAAGTTTACTGTTGTGGATCCTTGTAGCCGATGCCATAAGTAG